The Sulfurospirillum halorespirans DSM 13726 genome has a window encoding:
- a CDS encoding DUF3972 domain-containing protein: MNSWMEIEEFSGLMNLDISAIRSLIDEGKLTSKEEEGQCFVEVSRSAQALIPATKGIVLDETYEGSSVSLSSEFVEKTVGAILSLHEKVLDAKEETLDALKGENRFLKEALFSMQELCDEDRKVIETLSKQLGLLQDELEFTKRKYKMMWNKAVEGYTPPSK; the protein is encoded by the coding sequence ATGAACAGTTGGATGGAAATTGAAGAGTTTAGCGGGTTGATGAATTTGGATATTTCTGCCATCAGGTCATTGATTGATGAGGGAAAACTCACGAGCAAAGAAGAAGAGGGACAGTGCTTTGTGGAAGTGAGCCGTAGTGCGCAAGCACTGATTCCTGCGACCAAAGGGATTGTGCTAGATGAAACGTATGAAGGTTCATCCGTGAGTCTAAGCTCTGAATTTGTGGAAAAAACTGTGGGGGCAATTTTAAGCCTGCATGAAAAAGTTTTGGATGCCAAAGAAGAGACGCTAGACGCGCTCAAAGGTGAAAACCGCTTTTTAAAAGAGGCTCTTTTTTCGATGCAAGAGCTTTGTGATGAAGACCGTAAAGTGATCGAGACACTGAGCAAACAGCTTGGATTGTTACAAGACGAGCTGGAATTTACCAAACGAAAATACAAAATGATGTGGAATAAAGCCGTTGAAGGCTATACGCCACCCTCAAAATAA
- the purE gene encoding 5-(carboxyamino)imidazole ribonucleotide mutase, translating into MKFVSIIMGSKSDYTVMEECAKTLEKFGVLHEIIVSSAHRSPARTHEYVKNAEAKGAKVFIAAAGMAAHLAGVVASLTTKPVIGVPMKGGVMEGMDALLSTVQMPGGMPVGTVAIGSAGAINSAYLAMEILALADEELAAKLREDRILKAKKVETDSAGIEIIL; encoded by the coding sequence GTGAAGTTCGTTTCTATTATAATGGGAAGTAAAAGTGATTATACCGTGATGGAAGAGTGCGCAAAGACACTTGAAAAATTTGGCGTCTTACATGAGATCATCGTCTCTTCAGCGCATAGAAGTCCAGCGCGAACCCATGAGTATGTCAAAAATGCGGAAGCCAAAGGGGCGAAAGTCTTTATTGCCGCGGCGGGCATGGCAGCACATTTAGCAGGTGTCGTAGCTTCGCTTACAACAAAACCCGTCATTGGTGTTCCGATGAAAGGTGGCGTTATGGAGGGCATGGATGCACTTTTAAGCACCGTTCAGATGCCTGGCGGTATGCCAGTAGGTACGGTGGCGATTGGCTCAGCAGGGGCTATTAACAGTGCGTATTTAGCAATGGAAATTCTAGCCCTTGCGGATGAAGAGTTGGCGGCGAAACTAAGAGAAGATCGCATTTTAAAAGCAAAAAAAGTTGAAACCGATTCTGCGGGGATTGAGATTATCCTATAA
- a CDS encoding peptidase U32 family protein, translating into MSNVELLSPAGNFEKLKIALAYGADAVYAGVSHFSLRIRSGKEFTYESFEEAINYTHAQGKHLHATVNGFPFNAQIPLLEKHIERVAAMKPDAFIVAAPGVIKLAHKIAPHIPIHLSTQANVLSYLDAEVYSDMGVKRIIAAREVSLKDLEQIKKHLPHLELEVFVHGSMCFAYSGRCLISSVQSGRVSNRGSCANDCRFPYTLYAHNEESGTLFRIEESEEGTHIMNAKDLNLSAHVKEILDSGVIDSLKIEGRTKSSYYVGITTKTYRQAIEDYYANQFDATKYTAELDTTKNRGFSDGYLVNRPFEKNDTQNLAHSISEGTHQVVAQVSEDGATCLCKDVLALHVKYDLVMPAHLSIEAMDNDIGTIFEEEGLWKISFKKLQTPNGKVFDEIHSGNVNAIVLPTTLPGFTFLRAKVKG; encoded by the coding sequence GTGTCAAACGTCGAACTGCTTTCTCCTGCTGGAAATTTTGAAAAGTTAAAAATAGCGCTGGCTTATGGCGCAGATGCCGTGTATGCGGGAGTTAGTCACTTCTCCCTTCGCATACGCTCAGGCAAGGAGTTTACCTACGAGAGTTTTGAAGAGGCGATCAACTACACGCACGCACAAGGCAAACACCTGCATGCAACCGTGAATGGGTTTCCGTTTAATGCACAGATTCCTTTACTTGAAAAGCATATTGAGCGTGTGGCGGCGATGAAACCGGATGCGTTTATTGTAGCAGCTCCAGGTGTCATTAAATTAGCGCATAAAATTGCACCCCATATTCCGATTCACCTCTCCACGCAAGCCAATGTGCTCAGTTACCTTGACGCCGAAGTCTATTCAGATATGGGCGTGAAGCGCATTATCGCAGCGCGAGAAGTGAGTTTGAAAGATTTGGAGCAGATCAAAAAGCATCTGCCGCATTTAGAATTAGAAGTTTTTGTGCATGGATCGATGTGTTTTGCCTACAGTGGTCGCTGTTTGATTAGCTCCGTACAAAGTGGACGGGTCTCAAACCGCGGAAGCTGTGCCAATGACTGTCGCTTCCCTTATACACTTTACGCACATAACGAAGAGAGTGGAACGCTGTTTCGCATTGAAGAGAGTGAAGAGGGTACGCACATTATGAATGCGAAAGACCTCAATTTAAGTGCGCATGTCAAAGAGATACTTGATTCGGGTGTCATTGATTCACTGAAAATCGAAGGGCGAACCAAGAGTTCGTATTATGTTGGCATTACAACAAAAACGTACCGTCAAGCGATTGAGGATTATTACGCGAACCAGTTTGATGCGACTAAATACACAGCAGAGCTCGATACAACAAAAAACCGAGGCTTTAGCGATGGTTATTTGGTGAACCGTCCGTTTGAGAAAAACGACACCCAAAACTTAGCGCACTCGATTAGTGAAGGCACTCACCAAGTGGTGGCTCAAGTCAGTGAAGATGGTGCGACCTGTTTGTGTAAGGATGTTTTGGCTTTACATGTAAAGTATGATTTGGTGATGCCAGCTCATCTTTCAATTGAAGCAATGGACAATGACATCGGCACGATTTTTGAAGAAGAGGGGCTTTGGAAAATATCCTTTAAAAAGCTTCAAACACCGAATGGTAAAGTGTTTGATGAGATTCACAGCGGCAATGTCAATGCGATTGTCTTGCCAACGACCTTACCAGGGTTTACATTTTTAAGAGCAAAAGTAAAAGGATAA
- a CDS encoding chemotaxis protein, giving the protein MTQEELDALMAGDLDEMDDAAPAQSAIEESLESDEDAMSDSEALEVEKDKAATQMMHEYRPSSTMSWPPPPPTDDHKMVHQLDDVTKDSEIKATQVFDKLETVSNFMMSAEANAKEVIKLIETNITLFETLVTKFPKIDQFQKALDDNKGMKDRVEDLLMNAQMAEDEIMMTMDIMQYQDIHRQKIERVINVMRALSKYMSALFEGSKDDSKRVSSAVHIHGDETTEDVVSSEDIEALIASLGKK; this is encoded by the coding sequence ATGACGCAAGAAGAACTTGATGCTTTGATGGCGGGCGATTTAGATGAAATGGACGATGCTGCACCTGCCCAAAGTGCCATTGAAGAGAGTCTAGAATCAGACGAAGATGCAATGTCGGACAGTGAGGCTTTAGAAGTTGAAAAAGATAAAGCAGCAACCCAAATGATGCATGAATACAGACCATCCTCCACGATGTCTTGGCCTCCACCACCACCAACGGATGATCATAAAATGGTGCATCAGCTTGACGACGTGACCAAAGACTCTGAGATCAAAGCGACTCAGGTATTTGACAAACTTGAAACCGTTAGTAATTTTATGATGAGCGCGGAAGCGAATGCCAAAGAGGTCATTAAACTGATTGAGACCAACATCACACTTTTTGAAACGTTGGTGACAAAATTTCCTAAAATCGATCAGTTTCAAAAAGCGCTTGATGATAACAAAGGGATGAAAGATCGCGTCGAAGATCTTTTGATGAATGCCCAAATGGCAGAAGATGAGATCATGATGACGATGGACATTATGCAGTACCAAGATATTCACCGCCAAAAAATCGAGCGTGTTATTAACGTTATGCGTGCCCTTTCTAAATACATGAGCGCACTGTTTGAAGGCTCTAAAGATGATTCAAAACGTGTCAGTTCTGCAGTGCATATTCACGGCGATGAGACAACGGAAGATGTTGTGAGCAGTGAAGATATTGAAGCATTAATTGCTAGTTTAGGAAAGAAATAG
- a CDS encoding histidinol-phosphatase: protein MMIDLHNHTPLCNHADGSIEAYVQAAIEKKIDVFGFSDHAPMNFDEAYRMDFSQMENYEKDVLHVKETYHDQIQILLAYEVDFLDGYVDERVLKRPVDYFIGSVHFLGAWGFDNPEFIGEYRTKNIDEVWERYFAAIEAMAKSGLFDIVGHLDLIKVFNYLPKKDVRLIAKNAIKAIKKANMTIELNAAGFRKPVGEAYPSHPLMELIAEQDIPITFGSDAHTVQHIGLRQEELRLIAKAFGYKKCATFESRDRILVNF from the coding sequence ATGATGATTGATTTACATAACCACACCCCTTTGTGCAACCACGCAGATGGAAGCATTGAAGCGTATGTGCAAGCCGCCATAGAAAAAAAAATAGATGTTTTTGGCTTTTCCGATCATGCGCCTATGAACTTTGATGAGGCGTATCGTATGGATTTTTCACAAATGGAAAATTATGAAAAAGATGTTTTACATGTAAAAGAAACCTACCACGATCAGATCCAAATTTTGCTCGCCTACGAGGTTGATTTTTTAGATGGATACGTTGATGAGCGTGTGCTGAAACGTCCTGTTGATTATTTTATAGGCTCTGTCCATTTTTTAGGCGCTTGGGGCTTTGACAATCCCGAATTTATCGGAGAATACCGCACCAAAAACATTGATGAAGTGTGGGAACGCTATTTTGCAGCGATTGAAGCCATGGCAAAGAGCGGATTATTTGATATTGTGGGGCATTTGGACTTGATTAAAGTCTTTAATTATCTGCCCAAAAAAGATGTCAGACTCATCGCAAAAAATGCCATAAAAGCGATTAAAAAAGCCAATATGACCATCGAGCTCAACGCAGCTGGCTTTCGTAAACCTGTGGGTGAAGCGTACCCAAGTCATCCCTTGATGGAGTTGATCGCAGAACAGGATATTCCTATTACTTTTGGATCCGATGCGCACACTGTTCAACATATTGGATTGCGCCAAGAAGAATTGCGTTTGATCGCAAAAGCATTTGGGTATAAAAAATGTGCAACTTTTGAAAGCAGAGATCGAATATTGGTTAATTTTTAA
- the glnA gene encoding type I glutamate--ammonia ligase, which yields MGKFVNSVEEFFKYCADNEVEFVDFRFTDMKGTWHHLTYTMEAISAESFANGIPFDGSSIDAWQPINKSDMLLKPEAETAFLDPFTADSTVVVFCDVFDIYKGELYEKCPRSIAKKTLAYLAETGLGDVAYFGPENEFFVFDDVKIRDEINCSYYEVDSEEGAWNSAKNFTDGYNTGHRPGTKGGYFPVQPIDSMVDLRAEMVQTLKQIGLEVFVVHHEVAQAQGEIGVKFGSLIEAADNVQKYKYVVKMVAHLNGKTATFMPKPLYGDNGNGMHVHQSIWKNGKNMFYKAGEYANLSDMARWYIGGILKHARSVAAFTNPSTNSYKRLIPGFEAPSILTYSMQNRSASCRIPYGAGEKSVRVEMRFPDSTSCPYLAFASMLLAGIDGIKTKAEPVGPMDEDLFELTLDEIREKGINQMPHTLRGSLEALIRDNEYLKPVMTPEFLDTYQHYKFETQVWPDEARPTAFEFKTMYSC from the coding sequence ATGGGTAAATTCGTTAACAGTGTTGAAGAATTTTTCAAATACTGTGCTGACAATGAAGTAGAATTTGTCGATTTTCGTTTCACTGACATGAAAGGAACATGGCATCACCTTACATATACTATGGAAGCAATTAGTGCTGAATCTTTCGCAAATGGTATTCCATTTGATGGCTCTTCTATCGATGCTTGGCAACCAATCAACAAATCAGATATGCTCCTTAAGCCTGAAGCTGAAACAGCATTTTTAGATCCTTTTACGGCTGATTCGACGGTTGTTGTTTTCTGTGATGTTTTCGATATTTACAAAGGAGAACTTTACGAGAAATGCCCAAGAAGTATTGCGAAAAAAACATTAGCATACCTTGCAGAGACAGGTTTGGGTGATGTTGCATACTTTGGACCAGAAAATGAATTTTTCGTATTTGATGATGTTAAAATCAGAGATGAAATCAACTGTTCTTACTACGAAGTCGATTCAGAAGAAGGTGCTTGGAATAGCGCTAAAAACTTTACCGATGGTTATAACACAGGTCACCGCCCCGGTACAAAAGGTGGGTACTTCCCCGTTCAACCAATCGATTCTATGGTAGATTTACGTGCTGAAATGGTACAAACACTCAAACAAATTGGTCTTGAAGTTTTCGTTGTTCACCACGAAGTTGCTCAAGCACAAGGCGAAATCGGCGTTAAATTTGGCTCACTCATTGAAGCAGCTGATAACGTTCAAAAATACAAATACGTTGTTAAAATGGTAGCTCACCTTAACGGTAAAACAGCAACCTTTATGCCAAAACCACTTTACGGTGACAATGGTAACGGTATGCACGTTCACCAATCTATCTGGAAAAATGGCAAAAACATGTTCTACAAAGCTGGCGAATATGCAAACCTTAGCGACATGGCACGTTGGTACATCGGTGGTATCTTAAAACATGCACGTAGTGTTGCAGCGTTTACAAACCCATCAACCAACTCTTACAAACGTTTGATCCCAGGATTTGAAGCACCTTCAATCCTTACCTACTCTATGCAAAACCGTTCTGCATCATGTCGTATCCCTTACGGTGCAGGTGAGAAATCGGTTCGTGTTGAGATGCGTTTCCCAGATTCAACGTCTTGCCCATACCTTGCATTTGCTTCTATGCTTCTTGCAGGCATTGATGGTATCAAAACAAAAGCTGAGCCTGTTGGACCAATGGATGAAGATTTGTTTGAATTGACACTCGATGAAATTAGAGAAAAAGGTATTAACCAAATGCCTCATACCCTAAGAGGTTCACTTGAAGCGTTAATCCGTGACAATGAGTATCTTAAACCGGTTATGACACCAGAATTTTTGGATACCTACCAACACTACAAATTTGAAACTCAAGTTTGGCCAGATGAGGCTAGACCAACAGCGTTTGAATTCAAAACAATGTACTCTTGCTAA
- a CDS encoding penicillin-binding protein 1A: MKYIITILTMLGFAAVMAIIFLYAQIRFDADKIIDYNPKLTTQIYDRNGDLVANLFDDENRLYVAYHDIPARVIEALVATEDTSFFEHNGINIEAIFRALIKDIHAMKLVEGASTITQQLIKNTVLTRQKTLTRKINEAILAYTVEAALTKEQILERYFNHVYFGHGYYGIKTAAHGYFNKNLDALSIKEIAILVGLPKAPSSYDPTKHMDLSLSRANQVVNRLYSLGWISEAEYTKATLEHPMVYDETLTRNRAPYVVDEVIKSLASEYDDIKKGGYKIYLTIDLKMQQLAHESLNVGYKGMVSRLGKDANATELNGAMVVMENNTGNVLALVGGIDYSKSSFNRATQSKRQPGSSFKPFLYQKALDWGYSPLSEIPDISRTYVNSETDEEWKPKNYENDFEGLITLKEALVHSRNLATINLLSLLGMDSVYKELKKDGFKNIAMDLTLALGSFGISPLEYSSFYSMFPNYGVKTEPLMVKKVINRQGVEKIYETKSQTITSPKQSYLMIDMMKEVVKRGTGRNAQVPGIEIAGKTGTTNSSVDVWFCGFSPDIEVLTWYGNDNNTPLKKGETGGRSAAPAFKHFMTKYVELHPETTREFKMPEGVNARKVDGTTEFFTDVSPFPKSSTKELKEEGGLMF, from the coding sequence GTGAAATACATTATAACCATTTTAACCATGCTTGGATTTGCAGCAGTGATGGCGATTATCTTTTTATACGCACAAATTAGGTTTGATGCCGATAAGATTATTGACTATAACCCAAAATTAACTACACAAATTTACGATCGCAATGGCGATCTTGTTGCCAATCTTTTTGATGATGAAAACAGACTTTATGTTGCGTATCACGACATTCCTGCGCGTGTCATTGAAGCACTGGTTGCCACAGAAGATACCTCGTTTTTTGAGCACAATGGTATTAATATTGAAGCGATTTTTAGAGCGCTGATCAAAGATATTCACGCCATGAAACTGGTTGAAGGGGCAAGTACGATCACCCAACAGCTCATCAAAAATACCGTTTTAACCCGTCAAAAAACATTGACCCGTAAAATCAACGAAGCGATTCTTGCTTACACGGTTGAAGCCGCATTGACCAAAGAGCAGATTTTAGAGCGTTACTTTAATCATGTCTATTTTGGGCACGGTTATTACGGCATTAAAACCGCGGCACACGGCTATTTTAATAAAAATTTAGACGCACTCAGCATCAAAGAGATCGCGATTTTAGTGGGACTTCCCAAAGCGCCTAGTTCGTATGATCCGACAAAACATATGGATCTCTCCCTAAGCCGGGCCAACCAAGTCGTCAATCGTCTCTACTCACTGGGCTGGATCAGCGAGGCTGAATACACCAAAGCAACCTTAGAGCATCCAATGGTGTATGATGAGACCTTAACACGCAATCGTGCCCCTTATGTGGTCGATGAAGTGATTAAAAGCTTAGCTTCTGAGTACGACGATATTAAAAAAGGTGGGTATAAAATTTACCTTACGATTGATCTTAAGATGCAACAACTCGCACACGAATCCCTTAATGTTGGGTACAAAGGCATGGTTTCTCGCCTGGGAAAAGATGCCAATGCAACAGAGCTTAATGGTGCGATGGTCGTTATGGAAAACAACACGGGCAATGTGTTAGCGCTTGTGGGTGGCATTGATTATTCAAAAAGCAGTTTTAACCGAGCAACGCAAAGCAAGCGTCAACCCGGTTCAAGCTTTAAGCCTTTCTTGTATCAAAAAGCCTTGGATTGGGGCTATTCACCACTGTCTGAAATCCCTGATATTTCGCGTACCTATGTGAACAGTGAAACCGATGAAGAGTGGAAACCGAAAAACTATGAAAATGATTTTGAGGGGTTGATCACACTCAAAGAGGCGTTGGTGCATTCGCGGAACCTTGCTACGATCAACCTTTTATCGCTTTTAGGAATGGACAGTGTCTACAAAGAGCTCAAAAAAGATGGTTTTAAAAATATTGCGATGGATTTGACGCTTGCCTTAGGAAGTTTTGGTATTTCGCCACTGGAATACAGTAGCTTTTACTCTATGTTCCCCAATTACGGCGTGAAAACAGAGCCATTAATGGTTAAAAAAGTGATCAATCGTCAAGGCGTTGAGAAAATCTATGAGACCAAAAGTCAGACCATTACTTCACCCAAACAGAGTTATTTGATGATCGATATGATGAAAGAGGTCGTTAAGCGCGGAACGGGTCGAAATGCCCAAGTACCAGGTATTGAAATCGCAGGAAAAACAGGAACCACCAATAGCAGTGTGGATGTCTGGTTCTGTGGTTTTTCTCCTGATATTGAAGTGCTCACGTGGTATGGTAATGACAACAATACCCCACTTAAAAAAGGCGAAACGGGAGGTCGTTCAGCCGCACCTGCATTTAAACATTTTATGACAAAGTATGTGGAACTGCATCCTGAAACCACACGTGAATTTAAGATGCCAGAAGGTGTCAATGCCCGAAAAGTTGATGGTACGACAGAGTTTTTTACCGACGTCTCCCCGTTTCCAAAGAGCAGCACCAAGGAGTTAAAAGAAGAGGGTGGTTTGATGTTCTAA
- a CDS encoding ATP-binding cassette domain-containing protein: protein MSFTCKELVIQHKAKTLLHVSFSFARSFALIGESGSGKSLTLKALLGMLPHELKSTLSYNASYELKRGESIAFVPQNPFTALSPLTKIEKQFMAPLERAQKYLRMVNLDVDFLDRFPSELSGGQLQRLIIAMALSIEPRLLLLDEPTTALDEESKTTVLELIATLQKECGFDLLFVTHDIGTIEHLCDEVGIIKNGKIIESGLTQQILNDPKEAYTKQLLASGFRQRSFRE, encoded by the coding sequence TTGAGCTTTACATGTAAAGAGCTTGTGATTCAACATAAAGCTAAAACCCTTTTACATGTAAGCTTTTCGTTTGCGCGATCGTTTGCGCTGATTGGGGAGAGTGGTAGTGGAAAAAGTTTGACACTCAAAGCACTTTTGGGCATGTTACCGCATGAGTTAAAGAGCACACTGTCGTACAATGCCAGCTATGAGCTCAAACGAGGAGAGAGCATCGCTTTTGTGCCTCAAAACCCTTTTACAGCGCTCTCTCCACTCACCAAAATCGAAAAGCAGTTTATGGCACCACTTGAGAGAGCCCAAAAATACCTGCGCATGGTCAATTTGGATGTGGACTTTTTGGACCGCTTTCCCTCAGAGCTCAGTGGTGGGCAGTTACAACGCCTCATCATCGCGATGGCGCTGAGCATTGAGCCAAGGTTACTGCTTTTGGATGAGCCAACAACGGCACTGGATGAAGAGAGTAAAACCACGGTTTTGGAGTTGATCGCAACGCTTCAAAAAGAGTGCGGGTTTGATCTGCTTTTTGTGACGCATGACATTGGAACGATTGAGCATTTATGCGATGAAGTGGGTATTATTAAAAACGGGAAAATCATTGAGTCTGGTTTGACCCAGCAGATATTAAACGATCCAAAAGAGGCGTACACGAAGCAGCTTTTGGCGTCTGGATTTAGACAAAGGAGTTTTAGAGAGTGA
- a CDS encoding aminotransferase class I/II-fold pyridoxal phosphate-dependent enzyme: protein MYQNELQAITKANRYRSRKLYDESLVDFSSNDYLGFAQNHTLFERAVAQVSMYKTHAPKASILVNGYHPIHEEFEAFLMRHNGFEAALVCGSGFLANFSLIEALPRKRDLLILDEEYHASGMVASKTVDAEVLMFNHNDANHLESLINTHNHNRIIIAVEGIYSMSGDLLNPDIFEIADRYNAILIVDEAHSVGVVGENLRGVFDLFHITPKANHIKMGTLGKALGSYGAYILCSQHIAEFLQNRAKAIIYTTAPSLFDIALGYQGLLYILKNRAKLKADIAERQKVVDECVGVKMDGLICSYPLSAGADALGVQQSLIDEGFLVGAIRPPTVPKPILRIIPRLGESVEQLRVLCSLIHKGSF, encoded by the coding sequence ATGTATCAAAACGAACTTCAAGCCATCACCAAAGCCAATCGCTACCGAAGCCGTAAGCTTTACGATGAATCTTTGGTGGATTTTAGCTCGAACGACTACCTTGGTTTTGCACAAAATCACACCCTTTTTGAACGCGCTGTGGCGCAAGTTTCGATGTATAAAACCCACGCGCCCAAGGCGTCTATCTTGGTCAATGGCTATCATCCTATTCATGAAGAGTTTGAAGCATTTTTAATGCGCCATAACGGTTTTGAAGCCGCTCTTGTGTGCGGCAGTGGTTTTTTAGCCAATTTTTCACTCATTGAAGCGTTACCACGCAAACGTGATCTTTTGATCTTGGATGAAGAGTATCATGCGAGTGGCATGGTCGCTTCTAAAACGGTCGATGCGGAAGTGTTGATGTTTAACCACAACGATGCCAATCATTTAGAGAGTCTGATTAACACGCACAACCACAACCGCATTATTATCGCGGTTGAGGGCATTTATTCGATGAGTGGCGATCTTCTAAATCCTGATATTTTTGAGATAGCCGATCGTTATAACGCGATTTTAATTGTCGATGAAGCACACAGTGTGGGCGTTGTCGGTGAAAATCTTCGAGGTGTGTTTGATCTCTTTCACATTACCCCCAAAGCCAACCATATCAAAATGGGAACCCTTGGAAAAGCGCTCGGAAGTTATGGTGCGTATATTTTATGTTCACAGCATATTGCTGAATTTTTACAAAATCGTGCTAAAGCGATTATTTATACCACAGCACCCTCTTTGTTTGATATTGCCCTAGGCTATCAAGGGTTGCTGTACATTCTTAAAAACAGAGCTAAACTCAAAGCCGATATTGCTGAGCGTCAAAAGGTTGTGGATGAATGTGTAGGTGTTAAAATGGATGGACTGATTTGCTCGTATCCTTTATCTGCTGGAGCGGATGCGTTGGGTGTTCAGCAAAGCTTGATCGACGAGGGATTTTTGGTCGGAGCGATTCGCCCACCCACCGTTCCAAAGCCCATTTTGCGCATCATCCCTCGTTTGGGTGAAAGTGTAGAACAGCTTCGTGTGTTGTGTTCTCTTATCCACAAGGGGTCATTTTGA
- the maf gene encoding septum formation inhibitor Maf yields the protein MQTIVLGSSSITRAELLTKFGVPFIQRDAGFDEESLRIADPAHFVYHATKGKMQSYLEQYDLEMPVLCADTVVTANGQILRKAKDKTDAKRILEAQSGNTVSILSCMIYKSKTIELIDLSTTDYLFLPFEPKALQDYLESDEWKGKAGACMVEGFCKSYIKEVVGLESTAMGLSVEKLLPFLPQ from the coding sequence ATGCAAACGATCGTGCTTGGCTCCTCTTCCATTACGCGCGCAGAACTGCTTACTAAGTTTGGCGTTCCGTTCATCCAACGAGATGCTGGGTTTGACGAGGAGAGCCTTCGCATCGCTGATCCCGCACATTTTGTCTACCATGCAACCAAGGGAAAAATGCAAAGTTACCTTGAGCAGTACGACTTGGAAATGCCTGTTTTGTGCGCCGATACCGTGGTCACGGCGAATGGGCAGATTTTGCGTAAAGCCAAAGATAAAACCGATGCCAAGCGCATTTTAGAGGCACAAAGTGGCAACACGGTGAGCATTTTGAGCTGTATGATTTACAAATCCAAAACGATTGAGCTTATTGATCTCTCCACAACGGACTATCTTTTCTTGCCATTTGAGCCCAAAGCACTGCAGGATTATTTAGAAAGCGATGAGTGGAAGGGTAAAGCGGGAGCGTGCATGGTGGAAGGCTTTTGCAAATCTTACATCAAAGAGGTGGTGGGGCTGGAAAGTACCGCCATGGGGCTCAGCGTTGAAAAACTCCTGCCCTTTTTACCCCAGTAA